In one window of Gopherus evgoodei ecotype Sinaloan lineage chromosome 9, rGopEvg1_v1.p, whole genome shotgun sequence DNA:
- the B3GNT5 gene encoding lactosylceramide 1,3-N-acetyl-beta-D-glucosaminyltransferase, protein MFVSSRKVRKCQFVQILATCFVLSLMIFWTPLDNHIVSHMKSYSYRYLINSYNFVNDSLSLSRENLDRVARYRYLINHKEKCQQQEVLLLLFVKTSPENRHRRDAIRQTWGNEKYVYSHLNANIKTVFALGRPADHMQRAQMQRKLLMEDQKYNDLIQQDFLDTFHNLTLKLLLQFGWVNAYCPHAKFIMSADDDIFIHMPNLVAYLQSLVEIGAQDIWIGRVHRGAPPVRDKTSKYYVPYEMYQWLSYPDYTAGAAYVISSDVAAKVYEASQTLNTSLYIDDVFMGLCANKMGIVPQYHVFFSGEGKAPYHPCIYNKMITSHGHVDDLHHLWKQATDPKVKSFSSRFLGRLYCKIINIMLLCKLRYEDTYPCSAAFS, encoded by the coding sequence ATGTTTGTTAGTTCCAGGaaagtcagaaaatgccaatttgtgcAGATACTTGCCACTTGCTTTGTACTGTCTCTCATGATTTTCTGGACACCACTGGATAATCATATTGTGAGCCATATGAAGTCCTATTCTTACAGATACCTCATAAATAGCTACAACTTTGTGAATGATAGCCTGTCCCTTAGCAGGGAAAACCTGGACAGGGTAGCAAGATACCGATATTTGATCAACCACAAGGAGAAATGTCAACAGCAAGAGGTCCTCCTTCTATTGTTTGTAAAGACTTCTCCAGAAAACCGGCATCGGCGAGATGCAATTCGACAAACCTGGGGTAATGAAAAATATGTATATTCTCATCTTAATGCCAACATTAAAACTGTTTTTGCTTTAGGACGACCAGCAGATCATATGCAGAGAGCACAGATGCAAAGAAAACTTCTAATGGAAGACCAGAAGTATAATGATTTGATCCAACAAGACTTCTTGGATACTTTTCACAATCTTACCCTTAAGTTACTTTTGCAGTTTGGATGGGTGAATGCATACTGCCCACATGCCAAGTTCATCATGTCTGCAGATGATGATATTTTTATTCACATGCCAAATCTTGTTGCGTATCTCCAAAGTCTAGTGGAAATTGGCGCTCAAGATATCTGGATTGGGCGTGTCCATCGTGGAGCTCCTCCCGTAAGAGATAAGACTAGCAAATACTATGTTCCATATGAAATGTACCAGTGGCTCTCTTATCCTGACTACACAGCTGGAGCCGCATATGTAATATCAAGTGATGTAGCAGCTAAAGTATATGAGGCTTCACAGACCCTTAATACAAGTCTTTATATAGATGATGTTTTCATGGGTCTCTGTGCCAATAAAATGGGAATTGTACCACAATATCATGTATTCTTTTCTGGGGAAGGAAAGGCTCCATATCATCCCTGCATCTATAACAAAATGATAACCTCTCATGGACATGTAGACGACCTTCATCACCTTTGGAAGCAGGCAACAGATCCAAAAGTCAAAAGCTTTTCCTCTAGATTTTTGGGTAGACTATATTGTAAAATAATTAACATTATGCTTCTTTGCAAACTACGGTATGAGGACACATATCCCTGTTCAGCTGCATTTTCCTAA